In the genome of Rhinopithecus roxellana isolate Shanxi Qingling chromosome 14, ASM756505v1, whole genome shotgun sequence, the window GCAATTCTGTGGACCCAAACTTGTAAACCACACATATGGAAAGGAGCAAGGGTGCCCAGCCAACTACTGACACctacagttcagcatggcttgtTTGTTCAGTCTACTGTGTCTCTACCTGTAGTATTATacagaagaggccaggcacagtggcttacgcctataatcccagcactttgggaggctgaggaaggcagatcacctgaggtcaggagttcaagaccagcctggccaacagggtgaaaccccatctttactaaaaatacaaaaattacacaggtatcggccgggcatggtgactcatgcttgtaatcccatcactttgggaggctgaggcgggtggatcacttgaggtcaggagttcaacaccagcctggccaacagggtgaaaccccgtctctactaaaaatacaaaaaattagctgggcgtggtggtgggtgcctgtaacccagctactcagaaggctgaggccggagaaatGATttaattcgggaggcagaggttaaagtgagccgagatcgcaccactacactccagcccaggaaacaaagcgagactccatctcaaaaaataaaaattatggccgggagcagtggctcatgcctataatcccagcactttgggaggctgaggcgggtgcatcacctgaggtcagcactttgagaccagcctggccaacatggtgaaaccctgtctctattaaaaatacaaaaattagctgggtgtgctggtgtgcacctgtaatcccagctacacgggaggctgaggcaggagaattgcttgaaccgggaggcggaggttgcagtgagctgagatcatgccattgcccagcctgggcaacaagagcgaaactccatctcaaaaataaataaataaaataaaaattatggaaatacatgtatttttaaatgagtaaacatATCAATCACCACCTTGAAAATCATTAATACTAGATGtactctattaaaaaataaaatatacataatggagATGTCACAAATCACATTTTATAACTCCTAATGAAATTACAGACTCTAGTGATGACCATCAATCAGTGCTAAAAACATTAGGTGGACGGTTGAAAAGGAACGGGCTATTCATATGTGCCACTGCTATAGCTCATATTACTTTCTGGTctgcaggaaaaaacaaaactttacagTGCAGGAATCAATATGTCAATCACCCTCATCTAATGGTTGGTCTTTGCATTGCTACAGTGGAATAACCAGAATAACCAGAAACTGGCTCCTGATAGGATGCATAGCTTCATCTATGAtgtatcaaataaaaaaaaggttGAATGTGAATCTAATTTAGACCTTAGATCTAACTTGGagtttataataaataaagggataaaagaacaaattaaaatccACATGCTCatttcggcagcacatatactaaaattagaatgatacagagaagattagcacagcccctgtgcaaggatgacatggaaatttgtgaagcattccatataactaaaaatataaaaaatttaaaacaaaaaaacaaaatccacaagAATGCAATTAGAGAAATCCATGagagttttttgggttttttttttgcaagttctTCCAGATCCTGAGAGcgaagactcttttttttttttttttttttttcaattacccagtctcgggtaggtctttattagcagcgtaaGAACAGACTAAAACATCAGCCAGAGTATTCAGTAAGCATGTAAAGACACTTTCAGTTGTGCAAGGACTAAAGACATTTCTCTCACAGGTACCCaggaaagagaggaagtaaaCCCAGAGAGAACGTCCTGATGACAGCTGTGGAGCAAGCCTGGAGAGGGTACCtggaagccatctgagaaaaacaatagagactGGGTCCTGGAGACCTAACAGAAGTGATGCAGTCATATAGTGGAGAAAGTAAAAGGGACCCTGGTTCTCTCTGATGGAGATTCCACCCCCTTGGGGTCCTATTCAATGAGACACAAGCTCTGCGTAATTATGGAAAGCACTCAGTAaggctggatgaatgaatgggagATCCAGGCCCAGAAAGAGACATCCTTTCCACAGAGCCTCAGGGAGCTTCCTGCTCTGAGTCTGTCAGAAATGGGAGCAAGAATTGCAAGTGCCTTACTATGCCCAGCAGACTCCGTTAGAACCCGGCCACCACCAGGATCACCAGCCAGTCCCTTGGAAGAGGCAGTGACAGACAGACAGTCTGGGTAGATGGCCAGGAGCAAATAAGAGAAGACACCCAGCAAACGTGGCTGAGGCTTTACTTTGATCAGGAAGGCCTAAGGCAGGGGTCATGTTACAGGAGCAGGGCCTGTAAACCAGACAATGCTGCTCTTTCATGCAGCACAGGAACAGCTCGGGGCTGAGCTCCACAGGCCAGGGGCTAGGCAGGCCCCTCAAAGCAGACACAACCACTAACAGGAAGGAAGGTCAGGCTGGCTTTAGTGCAGTGAAGGGTAATGCTGGGAGGGGGACGTTCATGAAGGAAAGTGGGTAACTGAGGCTTTAAAGCGCCTGCATGGGACAGGAGTTTAGGGGAAGTGAAGAGGGGACAATAAAGTCTTGGGGGTAAAGATGGGAATAAACAGGAGAAAGGAATGGGGAGGCAGGTTCTGGGATGCAGAGTCCAGTGCGCTCCACAGCCTGGGCAGAGGGCTGAGTATGGGCTCCTCACTCCCACCTCCTGGCCTTCAAGGCATTACTTGTTGCCCCAGACAGCCATCTTTGTGAACACAGGTCTTGGGAGGAAGCGGCTGGACTTCATGTAGGCAGAGATCTTCTCCAAGCCCTCAAATCGGGAGATGAAGTCCTTCAGGTTTGGGAAGGCGTCCAGGCAGCTGGGCTCAAATACTTGGTTTCTCTCAAGGACATCATAAGCGATGAAATCCACAAAGGTGATCTTGTCCCCAAGAAACCATGGCTGCTTCCCCAGAAACTGTGAGTAGAGCTTCAGCATTTCAGGGAGTCCCTCCAGGTATTCTGGCTTCAGTTTCTCAAAATCTGGGTCATAGCAGAGTCTGGCCAGCTGCATGCGGTTGTCCATAAGCTGGTTCTCCAAAATGTCTTCCCAAATCTTCTCCTTTTCGGTCTCCCCACACAGGTTGTGCTTGCGGGCAATGTAGCGCAGGATGGCGTTGCTCTGGGTGATCTTGTGAGTCCCATCAATCAAGTAGGGCAGCCCGCGGATGTTCCAGTACCCCCAGTGTCATGGGCATGGTGCTGGTTGCTACGGATTCTGCAGACAGGCTTCGGCGGGCGGGGCTCAGACTTTGAGAGCGAAGACTCTTAACAGGCTATCCTCCTCTCTTTGTCAAATCTGTATCATGTACAAACTGACTGCTCTAGatagtaatcctagcactttgggaggccaaggcagaagaatcactgagtttgaaaccagcctaggtagcagagtgagaccttgtctctctttctttttaagaattataaaaaattgtttaaaaagagagagataattaAGGAGCATAACAATTAAATGTAATGTATCATCCTAGACTGGAACTTGGTGTGAATATATCAGCTATAATGGGCATTTTAGGGCACTTAAGGAAATCTCAAGATAGACTGCTAAAATGTCTGTAACCTACTTTAGAATACTTTAGCATTAATgagttaaaaaatacaaagacagaTGAAGAGGACAGAAAATATAACCCAACTCTAATTTAAAACTCTTTCAAAATGTCCTTAACTAGGGTTAACATTTCATAATCTAcgttcttttgtctttcttttattaactataattttaaatgGAATGTGCATTTTCAAAAAGATGTACTAACTTACCCCTGGCATATATTCCATAAATATGGAAAGTGTTTTTTCCTGGGGATCCCTCAAACAGCCATAATACTGAACAATTCGCTCATGCAGCAAGTTTTTCAGCAACTGAATTTCACATTCAAGTGCGTTTACTTCCTGAAAGAGAGAATTCATTGTTAAGTCTTCAACAATGTCAGTAAAAGCAAAAAATTCTAACTTCATGGACCATCAAGGTGATTTCATTCTGAAAATTTTAGTTCCCAGTAACAAATATCTGAAAGTCTCTAACCAATAACTTTTTAAACGGTCCTTAATGATATGCTAAAGCAACACTGAATCAGATTAAGATTATAAGTGAggtactaaaaaagaaaaatacatagttAAAAAGCAGATAAACATATCTAAtctgttttacaaataatttatacTAAAGAAAACTGCACTTTTTTGTAAAAATGCTTCTTGTTTAGAATGGAAGGGgcttaatgttaaaaaaataataataattaacatttcttATAATGTGACAAAGTAAATGTGTGCAATGATTTTTACCTTGCTGGTCTCAGGACTATCAGGATCAAACTGAACTTGCTTAACAGCCAATTCTCTTCCTGTATCAACATCATAACAGAGGTAGACCCTTCCAAAGGCTCCTTGGCCAAGCAGTTTGCCCAATCTCCAGTTGGTTGGAGCCCGAGGTGCTGAAAAAGAACACTTTCTTAAAGTGAAGTATCAAACAGCACACAAATGGTTAATAACTAAATGAACATACTGCATTAGTGACATCCTCCATTGAATGTGCTTGGATATAAGGGAAAATTATGATTATCCAAATTCACATAGGTACCgtctttcaaaattttctctttcatcAATTTTCTACAAATCCTAAACCAAAAAAAGATTCATATCCCAagagtcatttttttctgaaattgtttTCCTAATTACACATGTGACAGCATCTTTCTTTCACTCAATCTAAGATGCCAAAGACTGTAAGATGCACCATTTCTAATCTTCACTGCAGTAATATTTGTACTTAGTTTTTCAGCCTCCACCTACAATGTAGAAAGTTGGAAAAAGTATCAATCCCATACAAACAAGAGAAATCTGGGTAATCtacaaaatttaacttttattgaaCACATATCAAAAAACTAAGATTGCAGGGCAACCAACTAACCTGAAATCGAAGGAAAAAGTGGCACCTCCAAGGAGAGACAGAACAGAAGCACTGACTCACTTATGGCAAAGCACAGAGAAAGACCCACACAAGCAGGGAAGAATTCACCTCCATTTTAAACAAATGTGGGCTGGCACGAGAGTATTGAACCCTTGGGAGATCCAGACACAGGTGAGCTCACACCTGCTCAAAGTCTTTTCTGTGGACCTCTACCATGCACTCACAGGGGCAGGAGACACCAGGGAAAGCCTCTCTCGGTAGTCAAGGCCTGGAGAAGGGGAATGGCCCACTGTTGTGGGAAACGCAGAAAGCCCTTCCAAACCCTTCTCCCCTAAGAAACAAGAGCCTTCAGCTGCTGGAGAAAGCAGAAAACCCTGTCACCCCTGCGTTACAGGTAAAGACCTACTGAGACTAGgggaatgagaaagaaagaaaacaaacaaacaaacaaaccctacCCCTGAGAGAGAAGCTGGAAACCTTCTGTGACCCTGACCATTAGAGCACTCCTACTCCTGGAAGATGGGTAAGCCCATCTCTGAGAACGGAGGAGATAAAGCCTGCCTAAGACTGAAGCTAGACAGGACAACACAGAACCCTCTATTCTGCCTCCCCATCCTAGGCTTGCAAGTAGCAGCAATCCACTACTGAGAGCACAAGGCCATAGAGAGATCCTCTCTCTCTGAGAAGTAGACACAAAAGGAAGGtcaaggctgggtacagtgacccacacctgtaatcccagcactttgggaagccaaggcgggcggattacctaggtcaggagttcaagaccaacctggccaatgtggcgaaaccccatctctaccaaaaaaaaaaaaaaaattgccaggtatggtggcggacacctgtaattgcagctactcgggaggctgatgcaggagaatcgcttgaacccgggagggggaggttgcagtgagccagtatcgcgccactgcactccaacctgggcaactccatctcaaaaaaaaaaaaaaggctgatggAGCAGGACTACTGAGAAAATCCCTTTAGGAAACCAGTACAAGGTAACTGGAAGAATTTAAAGTCAGTGGTGCACAGGGACCACGGCAACAACAAAATCCAAACCCAGCTCAACTCCTGACTAGACTGACTGACTCAGTTTCTCATAGTTATGGCCTAGCAGAAGAAGAGCTGTCCCTATTTCCAGGCATTACATTCTATTCACCTCCTCTTTATCCTATATATGATATCTGGCATTCACTGTAAAATGATGACACAAAAAAGCAACCCTTCCAAAGAAAATCAAGAGAGAAAGCAATTAATACAACCAGACTCAGAAGGTTCAGAcgggaaatttaaaataactatgactAACATGTTAAAGGTTCTAATGGAAAAGGTAGACAACATGCATGAACAGATGGTGAACAGAGCAATGGAAACTACAGGAATGAGTCACATGAAAATGCATGAAATAAAGAACAATGACAGAAATTAAGAATTCCTTCAACAGGATCATAAATAGATGCAAcaaggctgaggaaagaatcagtgaacctgAAAATACATCAATGGGGCCAGAGAGAGGGGgcggggaggaagagagagagagtgtgtgtgtgtgtgggagagggagaaaaaaacagaggTATGAGACAGTATCAAATAGTCTAGTGTACAGGTAATAGGAatcccaaaagaaaaaggaagaatgagacAGAAAAAATACTTGGAGAGGTAACAACTGAGAACTTTTCACAAACTATAAATACAATAAACTGAAAGAACACCAGCTGGGAACCCTACACAAGTACACCTAGACACATCAAATTCACACTgtagaaaatcaaagacaaaatcttgaaagcagctgGGACAGCTGCGGGGGAAGAAAGCATATTACATATggaggaacaaagataagaattataGCAGATTTCTCTTCAGGAAGTATataagccagaagacaatgggaCAATAGCTTTAAAGTGCtagaaaggccaggtgcagtggctcacactgtaatcccagcactttgggaggttttggcaggtggatcagcttaagcccaagagttcaagaccagcctgggcaacacagcaaaaccctgtctccacaaaaatacaaaaattatctgggcatggtggtgcatgcctgtagtgccagatacttgag includes:
- the LOC104662429 gene encoding glutathione S-transferase Mu 2-like, whose protein sequence is MDNRMQLARLCYDPDFEKLKPEYLEGLPEMLKLYSQFLGKQPWFLGDKITFVDFIAYDVLERNQVFEPSCLDAFPNLKDFISRFEGLEKISAYMKSSRFLPRPVFTKMAVWGNK